One genomic window of Blastopirellula retiformator includes the following:
- the cutA gene encoding divalent-cation tolerance protein CutA, whose product MEAIIIYTTAASMEEAEHIADALVSGRLAACVQIMPGVRSVYNWRGKISQSEEVLCVIKTEAKRFKEIAQTVEQIHSYDVPELVAVPIVHGSINYLSWLNDQVGTES is encoded by the coding sequence ATGGAAGCGATCATCATCTACACAACCGCTGCGAGCATGGAAGAAGCGGAGCACATTGCCGATGCGTTGGTTAGCGGACGGCTGGCGGCCTGCGTGCAAATCATGCCGGGCGTTCGCAGCGTTTACAATTGGCGCGGGAAGATCTCTCAATCGGAAGAAGTCCTGTGCGTCATCAAGACCGAGGCGAAACGGTTCAAAGAAATCGCCCAGACGGTCGAACAAATTCACTCGTACGACGTGCCCGAACTGGTCGCAGTACCGATCGTGCATGGCTCGATTAACTACCTCAGTTGGCTCAACGACCAAGTCGGAACCGAATCGTGA